A window from Sinorhizobium fredii encodes these proteins:
- a CDS encoding bifunctional alpha/beta hydrolase/OsmC family protein, protein MPFNTQRHQFAGHSGATLAARLDLPNGQLRAYALFAHCFTCSKDLAAARRIAAELAREGIAVLRFDFTGLGSSEGEFASTNFSSNVADLVSAADYLRQHYQAPSLLIGHSLGGAAVLAVAKEIPEVRAVATIGAPADVGHVLKNFGTSLEEIEKSGAAEVDLAGRTFLVRKQFVEDAREQRIKDAVASLKKPLLILHAPLDETVGIANATEIFHAARHPKSFVSLDKADHLLTDPEDAAFVGRIISGWLSRYLSADMPQGEGTIEHVRVTETGEGKFQNAVQAGGHRLFADEPERVGGLDSGPSPYDFLSIALGACTSMTLRLYADHKKLTLGRIGVDVSHAKIHAEDCEECTEKEIGGGRIDQFERVISIDGGISEELRSRIEEIAGKCPVHRTLESIAKIKTVVK, encoded by the coding sequence ATGCCTTTCAACACGCAACGGCACCAATTTGCCGGCCATTCCGGGGCCACCCTGGCCGCCCGCCTCGATCTGCCCAACGGGCAATTGCGCGCTTACGCACTCTTTGCGCATTGCTTCACCTGTTCCAAGGATCTGGCGGCCGCGCGCCGCATTGCAGCGGAACTTGCGCGCGAAGGTATCGCTGTCCTGCGCTTCGATTTCACGGGCCTGGGATCGAGTGAAGGGGAATTCGCCTCGACGAATTTCTCCTCCAATGTCGCCGACCTGGTTTCGGCCGCCGACTATCTCCGTCAACACTACCAGGCACCTTCGTTGCTGATTGGCCACTCGCTCGGGGGTGCTGCGGTCCTGGCCGTTGCCAAGGAGATTCCCGAGGTGCGCGCCGTGGCGACAATCGGTGCACCGGCTGACGTGGGCCATGTGCTGAAGAACTTCGGAACGAGCCTCGAGGAGATCGAAAAGAGCGGTGCGGCCGAAGTCGATCTCGCGGGGCGTACATTTCTCGTTCGAAAGCAGTTTGTCGAAGATGCACGTGAGCAGCGTATCAAGGATGCTGTTGCAAGCCTGAAAAAACCGCTCCTCATCCTTCACGCTCCCCTCGACGAGACCGTCGGAATCGCGAACGCTACCGAAATCTTCCATGCGGCCAGACATCCGAAGAGCTTTGTATCGCTGGATAAGGCCGATCATCTGCTCACCGATCCGGAGGACGCAGCCTTCGTCGGCCGGATCATATCGGGATGGCTGAGCCGTTATCTCTCCGCCGACATGCCGCAAGGCGAGGGCACGATTGAACACGTCCGTGTGACGGAAACGGGCGAAGGCAAATTTCAAAACGCGGTTCAGGCCGGCGGCCATCGGCTCTTCGCCGATGAGCCCGAAAGAGTGGGCGGGCTCGATTCCGGGCCGTCACCCTATGACTTTCTGTCGATCGCACTTGGCGCCTGCACCTCGATGACATTGCGTCTCTATGCCGACCACAAGAAGCTGACCCTCGGGCGAATTGGCGTTGACGTCTCGCATGCCAAAATTCATGCGGAGGACTGCGAGGAGTGCACCGAGAAGGAAATCGGCGGCGGCAGGATCGATCAATTCGAGCGCGTCATTTCCATCGACGGCGGGATCTCCGAGGAGCTTCGCAGCAGGATCGAGGAAATTGCCGGCAAGTGCCCCGTCCATCGCACGCTCGAATCGATCGCCAAGATAAAAACCGTCGTGAAATGA
- a CDS encoding VOC family protein — protein sequence MKIVTSLSFQGQCREAFEFYAKVLGGKITAAHSYGEAPPDMPINDPKYKDWLMHCWLEVGDQALMGADMDVEWARNIDKPKNGFDVTLHTQDKAEAQRWFDQLSEGGKPVMPFGETFWSPGFGSLIDRFGVPWMINVIPSPDWRPTQG from the coding sequence ATGAAGATCGTCACCAGCCTGAGTTTCCAAGGGCAATGCCGCGAGGCGTTCGAGTTCTACGCCAAGGTGCTCGGCGGCAAGATCACCGCCGCCCATTCCTACGGTGAAGCCCCACCGGACATGCCGATCAACGATCCCAAATACAAGGATTGGCTGATGCACTGCTGGCTGGAGGTCGGCGACCAGGCGCTGATGGGCGCCGACATGGACGTCGAATGGGCTCGGAACATCGACAAGCCCAAGAACGGCTTCGATGTCACTCTGCACACGCAGGACAAGGCCGAAGCCCAACGCTGGTTCGATCAGCTGTCCGAAGGGGGCAAGCCAGTCATGCCCTTTGGCGAGACCTTCTGGTCGCCCGGTTTCGGTTCCCTGATCGACAGGTTCGGCGTCCCGTGGATGATCAACGTCATTCCGTCGCCCGACTGGCGGCCGACGCAGGGCTGA
- a CDS encoding carbohydrate ABC transporter permease: MGTFVLAFMASLKADPLERPFRVYFDQLNPAAWIAAARLGQEGAGDALWGGLSPGAEVGFSVTYAAPAGTKIVEPKAEIPRRRPGSGIAAALMRHYAADYASIALKNSSSAMMQVRDEEGGLQARQTRTFVYEITYRTDREDRPWIERTPLNLTAPPSQTLAESPISPSRSERRGRLLSWDNITPGVLGLIFNNYRRVINETADLETGKSLFGSWLVNSFAIAAGRLVLTLVVASLGGYALARLEFRGSRFIFAALLFSMTIPAQVTFVSNYLIFRDLSLLNTPWSVIVVLVASANVLLMKQFFEGFPREIEEAAIVDGASRFQVFWKIVLPNAKPALLVNAILAFQGAWNDFFWPLVLITSPPEALTVQVGLLSLRRSYGGAQGDWGLVLAGAFISIVPVLILFVLFQRHIVSTELTRGTA; the protein is encoded by the coding sequence ATGGGGACATTTGTTCTCGCGTTCATGGCGAGCCTGAAGGCCGACCCGCTGGAGAGACCGTTTCGTGTCTATTTCGATCAGCTGAATCCGGCCGCGTGGATTGCCGCCGCCCGTTTGGGGCAAGAGGGTGCGGGTGACGCTTTGTGGGGAGGACTGTCTCCCGGCGCCGAAGTGGGCTTCAGTGTCACTTACGCAGCGCCCGCCGGGACCAAGATCGTCGAACCGAAGGCCGAGATTCCGCGCCGCCGCCCGGGGTCGGGCATCGCCGCTGCACTCATGCGGCATTACGCGGCGGACTACGCGTCAATCGCGCTGAAAAATTCCAGTTCGGCAATGATGCAGGTTCGTGATGAGGAGGGAGGATTGCAAGCGCGGCAGACGCGGACATTCGTCTATGAGATCACCTACCGCACCGACCGCGAGGATCGGCCGTGGATCGAACGCACGCCCCTCAATCTGACCGCTCCGCCCTCTCAAACGCTTGCCGAAAGTCCGATTTCGCCATCGCGGTCCGAGCGGCGCGGACGTCTCCTGAGTTGGGACAACATCACGCCAGGCGTTCTCGGGCTGATCTTCAACAACTACCGGCGGGTGATAAACGAGACGGCTGACCTGGAGACCGGGAAAAGCCTGTTCGGGAGCTGGCTGGTCAATAGCTTCGCCATCGCCGCCGGACGCCTGGTCCTGACGCTTGTCGTCGCCAGCCTTGGCGGTTATGCACTTGCGCGGCTCGAATTCAGGGGCAGCCGTTTCATCTTCGCTGCATTGCTCTTCTCGATGACGATTCCGGCGCAGGTGACTTTCGTTTCGAATTATCTGATCTTCAGGGACCTGTCGCTTCTAAACACTCCCTGGAGCGTGATCGTCGTTCTCGTCGCCTCGGCCAATGTCCTGTTGATGAAGCAGTTTTTTGAAGGGTTCCCAAGAGAGATAGAGGAGGCGGCAATCGTGGACGGCGCCAGCCGTTTTCAAGTGTTCTGGAAGATCGTGCTGCCAAACGCAAAGCCGGCTTTGTTGGTCAACGCGATTCTCGCCTTCCAAGGTGCCTGGAACGACTTCTTTTGGCCCCTCGTCCTCATCACCAGCCCGCCCGAAGCGCTGACGGTTCAGGTCGGGCTTCTCAGCCTTCGTCGCTCGTACGGGGGCGCGCAGGGCGATTGGGGACTCGTTCTGGCCGGCGCGTTCATCTCGATCGTGCCGGTGCTTATCCTTTTCGTCCTCTTCCAGCGGCACATCGTCTCGACTGAGCTCACCAGGGGCACCGCCTAA